Proteins encoded together in one Acidimicrobiia bacterium window:
- a CDS encoding EAL domain-containing protein — translation MTEEHRRTSETRLAAEHARLLAVTEHSPIAIAEFDAHGHVLFANPASRTIVGRSRIGGDGTVFFLVHESDRELVREAAIATWEHGIDKTITVRSIRPDGRVRYLRAQVRALRESEDQDIISGRWFIAANDVTEEVEARESSERLTALLEAATDVVAVFDPNGELLHLNRVGCRYLGVSDEAELIGRAFFELFDPASRDRVRKEALPTVLRDGTWSGEATLVGPDLATTMSLVVIGHRAHDGTLEYCSAIARDVTELKEVQHALAREATHDALTGLPNRTLLFDRLNQAVMRTQRSGADLAVLYLDLDRVKIVNDSLGHEAGDRLLVEAARRLETCGRSLDTVGRLGGDEFVIVAQDLDGPRGGVRLAMRIVHAFNEPFDLEGTEAFVTASVGVAFRVQQEDTAATLLRDADVAMYRAKEAGGGRYELFDAEMRAWATDRFETETALRHAIEREEMHVHYQPQVRPETGEVVGFEALARWNRATTGPVSPSIFVPLAEETGLISVIGAYVLEHACREARQWTEHAGQPLRLAVNVSGRQLTQPGLLEVVERVLDVTGFDTKALTLEITESVLVEDPAVARTRLEALRDLGVRTAIDDFGKGYSSLAYLQRFPIDIVKIDQVFIADLGREGPDTTIVASVIELAHALGFEVVAEGVEDDVQLGALIELGCDLVQGHVVAPALPPAAAAEFLHARDGRDARPTAGVVAVSRVG, via the coding sequence CTGACCGAGGAGCATCGTCGCACGAGCGAGACGCGTCTCGCGGCCGAACACGCGCGGCTCCTTGCCGTCACGGAGCACTCACCGATCGCCATTGCCGAGTTCGACGCGCACGGGCACGTGCTCTTCGCCAACCCCGCGTCGCGCACCATCGTAGGCCGGTCGCGCATCGGTGGCGACGGGACCGTCTTCTTCCTCGTGCACGAGTCCGACCGTGAGCTGGTCCGCGAGGCCGCCATCGCAACGTGGGAGCACGGCATCGACAAGACGATCACCGTTCGCTCGATCCGCCCCGACGGTCGGGTCCGCTATCTCCGCGCGCAGGTTCGTGCGCTGCGCGAGAGCGAAGACCAGGACATCATCTCGGGCCGCTGGTTCATCGCCGCCAACGATGTGACGGAAGAGGTTGAGGCGCGCGAGTCGAGCGAGCGGCTGACCGCCCTGCTTGAGGCGGCCACGGATGTGGTGGCCGTGTTCGATCCGAACGGCGAGCTCCTCCACCTCAATCGTGTCGGATGCCGGTATCTCGGCGTCTCCGACGAGGCGGAGCTCATCGGGCGTGCGTTCTTCGAGCTCTTCGACCCCGCGTCTCGTGATCGAGTGCGCAAGGAGGCGTTGCCGACCGTGCTTCGCGACGGGACCTGGAGCGGCGAAGCAACGCTCGTGGGCCCGGATCTCGCGACGACGATGTCGCTGGTCGTGATCGGCCATCGCGCTCACGACGGAACGCTGGAGTACTGCTCGGCGATCGCCCGTGACGTGACCGAGCTCAAGGAGGTGCAGCACGCGTTGGCGCGCGAGGCCACGCACGACGCGCTGACCGGACTGCCGAACCGAACGTTGCTGTTCGACCGCTTGAACCAAGCGGTCATGCGCACGCAGCGGTCGGGCGCCGACCTCGCGGTCCTGTATCTCGACCTCGACCGCGTGAAGATCGTGAACGACAGTCTCGGACACGAAGCCGGCGACCGACTGCTTGTCGAGGCTGCTCGCCGCCTCGAAACCTGCGGCCGATCGCTCGACACCGTGGGCCGCCTCGGCGGAGACGAGTTCGTGATCGTCGCGCAGGACCTCGATGGCCCGAGGGGTGGCGTGCGGCTTGCGATGCGAATCGTGCACGCGTTCAACGAGCCCTTCGATCTCGAAGGCACCGAGGCGTTCGTGACCGCGAGCGTGGGAGTTGCCTTTCGCGTACAGCAAGAGGACACGGCCGCGACGCTGCTGCGTGACGCGGACGTTGCCATGTACCGGGCGAAGGAAGCCGGCGGGGGACGCTACGAGCTCTTCGACGCCGAGATGCGTGCATGGGCCACCGATCGCTTCGAGACCGAGACCGCGCTGCGCCACGCCATCGAGCGTGAAGAGATGCACGTCCATTACCAGCCTCAGGTCCGCCCCGAGACCGGCGAGGTCGTGGGCTTCGAGGCACTGGCCCGTTGGAACCGCGCCACGACCGGTCCGGTGAGCCCGTCGATCTTCGTGCCACTCGCGGAGGAGACCGGACTCATCTCCGTGATCGGCGCGTACGTGCTGGAGCACGCGTGTCGCGAGGCGCGCCAATGGACTGAGCACGCCGGTCAGCCCCTGCGCCTCGCGGTCAACGTCTCGGGCCGTCAGCTGACCCAACCGGGACTGCTCGAAGTCGTCGAGCGCGTGCTCGACGTCACAGGCTTCGACACCAAGGCCCTCACGCTCGAGATCACCGAGTCGGTGCTCGTCGAGGACCCGGCGGTGGCGCGCACGCGCCTCGAGGCACTGCGTGACCTGGGTGTTCGTACCGCGATCGACGACTTCGGCAAGGGCTACTCGTCGCTCGCGTACCTCCAACGCTTCCCGATCGACATCGTGAAGATCGACCAGGTGTTCATTGCCGACCTCGGCCGAGAGGGCCCTGACACCACGATCGTCGCCTCGGTCATCGAGCTCGCGCACGCCCTCGGGTTCGAGGTCGTCGCCGAAGGCGTGGAGGACGACGTGCAGCTGGGCGCGCTCATCGAGCTCGGCTGCGACCTCGTGCAGGGACACGTGGTCGCGCCCGCGCTGCCTCCCGCGGCGGCCGCCGAGTTCCTCCACGCGCGCGACGGTCGCGACGCTCGCCCGACAGCCGGAGTCGTCGCGGTCAGTCGCGTGGGGTGA
- a CDS encoding FIST N-terminal domain-containing protein — protein sequence MELDTLSWGMDAGWSAPIPEHLDSESTLVLAFGDPAIGADPRPIKDLRAALPTARLLGCSTAGQILGDELTDRTLVVSIARFDQTRVEATTAAVDGPSASYAAGQGVAAALSAPDLRAVFVLSDGLLVNGSELVRGCASGLAPDVIVTGGLAGDGERFERTWVLANDEPVAGAIAAVGLYGDAVQVGAGSFGGWDIFGPERRITRSDGNVLFELDGRPALELYKEYLGDRASGLPATALLFPLAVREARDATRRTVRTILAVDEAAQSMTFAGDVPQGWCAQLMRANKDRLVDGAMQAAVMSDLPASDGPQLAVAISCVGRRLVLGERTEEEIEATLEALAPTASLVGFYSYGEIAPHAEGSCDLHNQTMTITTVSEA from the coding sequence ATGGAGCTCGACACGCTGTCGTGGGGGATGGACGCTGGGTGGTCGGCGCCCATTCCGGAGCACCTCGACTCCGAATCAACACTCGTGCTCGCGTTCGGCGATCCCGCGATCGGGGCCGACCCGCGCCCGATCAAAGACCTCCGGGCTGCCCTGCCGACCGCGCGACTGCTGGGCTGCTCCACAGCCGGGCAGATCCTCGGCGACGAGCTGACCGACCGGACGCTCGTCGTGAGCATCGCCCGGTTCGACCAGACCCGAGTCGAGGCCACAACCGCCGCCGTCGACGGACCGTCAGCGTCGTACGCGGCGGGACAGGGGGTAGCGGCGGCGTTGAGCGCCCCTGACCTGCGCGCGGTGTTCGTGCTGTCGGACGGGCTCCTCGTGAACGGCAGCGAGCTGGTGCGCGGGTGCGCCAGCGGTCTCGCGCCTGACGTCATCGTCACCGGCGGGCTTGCCGGCGACGGCGAGCGCTTCGAACGCACGTGGGTGCTCGCGAACGACGAACCTGTCGCGGGGGCAATTGCCGCGGTCGGGCTGTACGGCGACGCGGTCCAAGTTGGCGCGGGCTCGTTCGGCGGCTGGGACATCTTCGGCCCGGAGCGCCGCATCACGCGTTCGGACGGCAACGTCCTCTTCGAGCTCGACGGCCGACCGGCACTCGAGCTCTACAAGGAGTACCTCGGCGATCGCGCAAGTGGCCTGCCGGCGACGGCATTGCTGTTCCCGCTGGCCGTGCGCGAAGCGCGCGATGCGACGCGGCGCACCGTGCGCACGATCCTCGCGGTCGACGAAGCCGCGCAGTCGATGACGTTTGCAGGCGATGTTCCGCAGGGGTGGTGTGCCCAGCTCATGCGCGCCAACAAGGACCGCCTCGTCGACGGCGCGATGCAGGCTGCGGTCATGAGCGACCTCCCGGCCTCCGACGGTCCACAGCTGGCGGTGGCGATCAGCTGTGTCGGGCGCCGGCTCGTGCTCGGCGAGCGGACCGAGGAAGAGATCGAAGCGACGCTGGAGGCGCTCGCCCCGACGGCCTCGCTCGTGGGCTTCTACTCCTATGGCGAGATCGCGCCGCACGCGGAGGGCTCCTGCGACCTCCACAACCAAACGATGACGATCACGACGGTGTCTGAGGCTTGA
- a CDS encoding adenylate/guanylate cyclase domain-containing protein, with protein MPEPRAKNLGQPDQTVEFPRLVVQQVDLGDITVGLLKSEPGWRWYDDVRPRVGGDWCEARHVGVVLSGSFGVTMRDGTKLEFGPDDAFEIPSGHDGYTIGDEPCVQIEWTGLRAFTGFSLMGMSGRTLVTLLFTDIVDSTATAARVGDAAWRDLLSTHYEATRTVVEQYHGQEINTTGDGLLARFDGPAAAIHCAAAIRHTAEREGIAIRAGVHVGEVEVVGKDVRGIAVHEAARIMSAAGPNEILVSDTTRALARGSKLEFQPAGARTLKGLEGEWELFSYVDADTAEAP; from the coding sequence GTGCCCGAGCCGCGAGCGAAGAACCTCGGCCAGCCCGACCAGACGGTCGAGTTCCCTCGGCTGGTCGTACAGCAGGTCGATCTCGGCGACATCACGGTCGGATTGCTGAAGTCCGAGCCGGGCTGGCGCTGGTACGACGACGTACGCCCGCGGGTCGGCGGCGACTGGTGCGAGGCGCGTCACGTGGGTGTGGTGCTCTCAGGGAGCTTCGGGGTGACGATGCGCGACGGGACGAAGCTCGAGTTCGGTCCCGACGACGCGTTCGAGATCCCCAGTGGGCACGACGGCTACACGATCGGCGATGAGCCGTGCGTGCAGATCGAGTGGACGGGACTCCGCGCGTTCACGGGGTTCAGCCTCATGGGAATGTCGGGCCGGACGCTCGTGACGCTCCTCTTCACCGACATCGTCGACTCGACCGCGACCGCGGCGCGGGTGGGCGACGCGGCCTGGCGCGACCTGCTCTCGACGCACTACGAGGCGACAAGAACGGTCGTCGAGCAATACCACGGTCAGGAGATCAACACCACCGGCGACGGGCTCCTGGCGCGGTTCGACGGACCGGCAGCGGCGATCCACTGTGCTGCCGCGATCCGCCACACCGCGGAGCGTGAAGGGATCGCGATCCGCGCTGGCGTGCACGTCGGCGAGGTCGAGGTGGTCGGGAAGGACGTGCGCGGCATCGCGGTGCACGAGGCCGCCCGCATCATGAGCGCGGCCGGCCCGAACGAGATCCTCGTGTCAGACACGACGCGCGCGCTCGCCCGCGGCTCGAAGCTCGAGTTCCAGCCCGCCGGTGCCCGCACGCTGAAGGGCCTGGAAGGCGAGTGGGAGCTCTTCTCCTACGTCGACGCCGACACCGCCGAGGCGCCCTGA
- a CDS encoding DUF3662 and FHA domain-containing protein, giving the protein MGIQAFEKRLEKLVEGTFSKAFRSGLEPVEVGRKVTRALDAERAVGVDGVPIAPNNIGVYLSPDDFERFTAFADALARELAEAAREHARDEGYHFVGPVTVTLVADEDLRAGECDIAAEVHEGMRVGSLVLPDGRRYPLGEKPVVMGRMSDCDVVLADPRASRQHAEIQPVGHGFVLSDLGSMNGTVVNGTPVREHQLSDGDEIRVGSTVLHFEAS; this is encoded by the coding sequence GTGGGAATCCAGGCTTTCGAGAAACGGCTCGAGAAGCTCGTGGAGGGAACGTTCAGCAAGGCGTTCCGCAGCGGGCTCGAACCGGTCGAGGTTGGTCGAAAGGTGACCCGCGCCCTCGACGCGGAGCGGGCGGTCGGCGTCGATGGCGTTCCGATCGCACCCAACAACATCGGCGTGTACCTCTCCCCCGACGACTTCGAGCGTTTCACCGCATTTGCCGACGCCCTGGCGCGCGAGCTGGCCGAAGCGGCCCGCGAGCACGCCCGCGACGAGGGCTACCACTTCGTCGGTCCGGTCACGGTCACGCTCGTCGCCGACGAAGACCTCCGGGCCGGTGAGTGCGACATCGCGGCCGAGGTGCACGAGGGCATGCGCGTCGGCTCGCTCGTGCTCCCCGACGGGCGCCGCTATCCCCTTGGCGAGAAGCCGGTGGTCATGGGCCGCATGTCCGACTGCGACGTGGTGCTCGCCGACCCGCGCGCATCCCGCCAGCACGCCGAGATCCAGCCCGTCGGCCACGGCTTCGTGCTCTCCGACCTCGGTTCGATGAACGGGACGGTCGTGAACGGCACCCCGGTGCGCGAGCACCAGCTGTCTGACGGCGACGAGATCCGCGTCGGGAGCACGGTCCTGCATTTCGAGGCCAGCTAG
- a CDS encoding Stp1/IreP family PP2C-type Ser/Thr phosphatase — MTIYLDIGQATDTGKVRDHNEDGFLIDPDLRLAAVADGIGGHRGGEVASATALDTLHASFIEHGGLRDAVIAANDAVIARADATPELRGMGTTLTAGVLGDDDTLLVGHVGDSRAYLVRDGELSRITTDHSLVEELIAAGELTEEEAERDPRRSMITRALGLEPGMVVDLYPVPLLPGDRVMFCSDGLTTMVGEDAIADVLGSEASPDAAAHRLVDAANAAGGVDNTTVVVLDALEAPVEVVDDGASGRGRRFGILRRRR, encoded by the coding sequence ATGACGATCTACCTCGACATCGGGCAAGCCACCGACACCGGCAAGGTCCGCGATCACAACGAAGACGGCTTCCTCATCGACCCCGATCTCCGGCTGGCCGCGGTGGCCGACGGCATCGGCGGGCACCGTGGCGGTGAGGTCGCGAGCGCGACCGCACTCGACACGCTGCACGCGTCGTTCATCGAGCACGGTGGATTGCGTGACGCGGTGATCGCGGCCAACGACGCGGTGATCGCGCGCGCCGACGCGACTCCGGAGCTTCGCGGCATGGGCACGACGCTCACCGCGGGCGTCCTCGGCGACGACGACACGCTGCTCGTCGGCCACGTCGGTGACTCGCGCGCCTACCTCGTGCGAGACGGCGAGCTGTCACGCATCACCACCGACCACAGCCTCGTGGAGGAGCTCATCGCGGCGGGCGAGCTCACTGAGGAGGAAGCCGAGCGCGATCCACGTCGTTCCATGATCACCAGGGCCCTGGGACTCGAACCCGGCATGGTGGTGGATCTCTACCCCGTGCCGCTCCTGCCCGGCGACCGCGTGATGTTCTGCTCCGACGGGCTCACCACGATGGTCGGCGAAGACGCAATCGCCGACGTGCTCGGCTCGGAGGCCAGCCCAGATGCGGCGGCACACCGACTCGTCGATGCCGCCAACGCGGCTGGTGGCGTCGACAACACGACGGTCGTCGTGCTCGACGCGCTCGAGGCGCCGGTCGAGGTCGTCGACGACGGAGCGAGCGGTCGAGGACGTCGATTCGGGATCTTGCGGCGTCGCCGGTGA
- a CDS encoding FHA domain-containing protein → MASSALGATIGAELSQTALDALKYLFLALLFLFLARVVRVVVLELRSPALAGAGGTTGSGGGRASKPGARLRIVEPVARKGETYPLNDELTVGRGGGCGVVLPDDQFVSTVHARLFRRGDDLFVEDLGSRNGTFVNGKPVQAPTRLKRGDRVQFGETVGEVQR, encoded by the coding sequence GTGGCTTCGAGCGCCCTGGGGGCGACGATCGGGGCAGAGCTGTCGCAGACTGCACTCGACGCACTCAAGTACCTCTTTCTCGCGCTCCTGTTCCTGTTCCTCGCTCGAGTCGTGCGCGTCGTCGTGCTCGAGCTGCGTTCGCCTGCCCTGGCCGGCGCGGGTGGAACGACGGGCTCGGGTGGCGGCAGGGCCTCGAAGCCGGGCGCGCGGCTCCGCATCGTGGAGCCCGTAGCCCGCAAGGGCGAGACGTACCCGCTGAACGACGAGCTGACGGTGGGACGCGGGGGAGGGTGCGGCGTCGTCCTCCCCGACGACCAGTTCGTGTCCACCGTGCACGCGCGGCTCTTCCGGCGCGGCGACGACCTCTTTGTGGAGGACCTGGGCTCGCGGAACGGCACGTTCGTGAACGGCAAGCCGGTGCAGGCACCCACCCGCCTCAAGCGGGGTGACCGCGTGCAGTTCGGCGAGACGGTTGGTGAGGTGCAGCGATGA